Below is a genomic region from Mycolicibacterium neworleansense.
ACTGTCCGTTGCGCAGGTTCGGGCACCACGAAGTTCTGCGACGGCAGCATGTAGCCGAGCCCGAATGCACTTTCCAAACGCAGTACCCGGTCCTGGCCGCGCACGCGTTCTGTGATCGCCTCCCGCAGAGGACCCGGTGCGACCAGGGTTCCGCTGATCAGGTCGGCATAGAATTTGGCCAGATCACGAGCGGTGGTGACCAGGCCGGCCGCGGGCCAGCCGGCCGCCAATACTTCGGGATCGTTATAAGAGGCAACGGGATTCGATGATGCCCGGAGGAACAGCGATTCTGAATCGGCGAACGCGGCCACCATCTCGGCTACTGTGCCCTCCGGTATCGGCGGCGCGTTCTCGGCGCTCCAGACACGCTGCTCGCGCGGTGGTGAACTGATCCGGGCAGCCTCGCCCACCTCCGCACCGGAAGCGCCGATGAGCAGTCGATCGCCCAAGTGGCGCCGCGTGAACTCGCCGACTGTCATACCGGTGTGGCGGCGCACGAATTCGCCGACCAGCCAGCCGAAAGTCAAAGCGTGATAACCATGTTCGGTCCCGGGTTGCCAGAGGGGGGATTGGCGTGCCAACAGGTCGGCCATCGCCGCGGGATCCGCGGCTTCGGCCACCGAAACGGGGCGCTCCAAGACGGGCAACCCGGCCCGGTGGGCCATCAGGTCGCTCAGGGTGGTCTCGTGCTTGTCGTGTTGTGCGAATTCCGGCCACCAGGCACTCACCGGTTCGTCGGCGCCGTGGCCGCACTGCTGGGCGACCACGAGGGCCGCGGTCGCCGTTACTCCCTTGGTGCAGGAAAAGGCCGGACATGTGGTGTCGCGCGTCCATGGACGTCCCGTCCGTCTGTCGGCGATGCCTCCCCACAGATCGACCACCGCACGACCGTCGACGAATACCGCCACCGCGGCGCCGAGGTCGTCGCCATTGGCCAAGCCTGCGTCGAAGA
It encodes:
- a CDS encoding serine hydrolase domain-containing protein; translation: MSSSAAGHVDPAFAEVKDVFDAGLANGDDLGAAVAVFVDGRAVVDLWGGIADRRTGRPWTRDTTCPAFSCTKGVTATAALVVAQQCGHGADEPVSAWWPEFAQHDKHETTLSDLMAHRAGLPVLERPVSVAEAADPAAMADLLARQSPLWQPGTEHGYHALTFGWLVGEFVRRHTGMTVGEFTRRHLGDRLLIGASGAEVGEAARISSPPREQRVWSAENAPPIPEGTVAEMVAAFADSESLFLRASSNPVASYNDPEVLAAGWPAAGLVTTARDLAKFYADLISGTLVAPGPLREAITERVRGQDRVLRLESAFGLGYMLPSQNFVVPEPAQRTVFGHPGAGGSVGLADPEHKVAFAFVPNLRRDWLAGDRRAYRLIAAVYDAL